CCCCAGCATCGGCAAACCTGCAGTCCGCACTCGAACTCCGCATCGACCGCTGGCAATCCGAGTCGCTGCCTCGGCTCGTCAACGCAATTGCAAATCCCGCGACACTCTTGATGGCTCAGGTGGAGGCGGCGCCGGAAAAAACCAAAGCGACGGCGACGATCCTCAATGGCATCAAACTCCATACCGACGCGTGGCCGTTGGTGGGCGACCCCGACGCAAAGATGGTGTTCGTGGAAATGTTCGACTACACGTGTTCACACTGCCAGGAAACTCATAAGTCGCTCGCCGCCGCTTGCAAACACTTCGGCGACGACCTCGCTGTGATCACATTGCCGGTCCCCATGGACCAGAGTTGCAATTCAACGGTCCGCTCCACGTCGGCGGAACATCGTGATGCCTGCAATCTCGCCAAGCTCGCCGTCGCGGTTTGGCTGGTGGATCATGCGAAGTTTGCCGAGTTCCATGACTACTTGTTCGAGTCCAAACCGAACTACGCAGCAGCGTTGACTCATGCGTCGACCGTTGTCGACAAGGACAAACTTGACAGCGTGCTAGCTGGTACAGTGCCGAGCGATTACATCAGCAAACACGTCTCGCTCTATAAGCGGGCGGGTGCTGGCACGATTCCAAAGATGCTGTTTCCCCGCACGACCACCGTCGGCGCAGTGTCATCCTCGCAAACGTTGATCGACATGATCAATCGCTACCTGTGATCAGTCGATGAACCGTCGGGTAATGTCGCTGTAAGCGTCAACCCGGCGGTCTCGCAAAAACGGCCAGTGGGTGCGGACAACATCCATTTCAGCTAGCTGACAGTCTGCTGTGATCACTTGATCGCTGTGGTCATCGCCGCGAGATAAAATTTCGCCCCGAGGTGACACGATAAACGAGTTACCCCAAAACTCGACTTGTCCCTCGATTCCAACTCGGTTGGGCGCCCCTAAGAAAATGCCGTTGGCGATCGCATGAGCACGCATGCTGGTCATCCATGCATCAAGCTGGCCGGCACCGTACTCGTCTTTCTCCTCGTCAATCCAGCCAATGGCCGTGGGATACAGCAGGATGTCCGCACCGGCGAGTGCGAATAAACGGGCCGCTTCGGGATACCACTGGTCCCAGCAAATCCCCACCCCTAACTTGGCGTACCGCGTCGTGATGATATTGAAGCCATTGGGGCGATCTCGGGGTACGTCGATATCGCGACGCGCCACATCACCGGGAGCGAAATAAAATTTCTCATAGTACAGTGGATCGTCAGGAATGTGCATCTTGCGATACATGCCGGCAATCGAACCGTCGGCATCGAGCACGACCACGCTATTGTGATAGACTCCTGCGGCGCGTTTCTCGAATAGCGGGCAAACGATTACCACCTCCAGTCGACGGGCCAGTTCGGCGAGCGCATCGGTAGTCTTGCCCGGTATCGACTCGGCGAGATCAAACATCCGATGATCTTCGGCTTGACAGGGGTAGCAGGTTGCAAATAGCTCCTGCAGACAAATCACGTGGCCACCCTGTCGGGCGGCCGGATCGACAGATTCGGCGGCCTGTTCGACCAATTCCGTGGCGGCAGCCATGGTGTCAGAATGGTTTCCTCGCCAGCGCATTTGCACCAGCGACAATTTCACAGCGGATGAATTCATAGCGATGGAAGTCTATTTTGTAACGGGGACCGGTACCGATGTCGGTAAAACATACTGCGCGGCCCAATTTGTTGAAACGTGCCGTGCTGCGGGCAGGCGCGTCGGTGTCTACAAACCGGTAGCGAGTGGTTGTGAACTCGGTGACGACGGCGAGCGACTCGCCAGCGACGCCAGCGTTCTATGGCATGCCGCAGGGTGCCCGAGCACGTTGGACCAGGTTTGTCCGCAGCGGTTCATCGCGCCACTGGCGCCCCCTCAAGCCGCGATCGCCGAAGGCGTGGAGGTTGACCAAACATTGCTGATGACCGGTGTCGAGGCATGGGCGGCCGGTGGTGAGGACGCCTCCCAACACCCATCGACGGTATTCGATGTGCTTGTCATCGAAGGAGCTGGCGGCTTGTTCAGCCCTCTCGCCACCTCGCTGCTCAACATCGATTTTGCACTGCAACTGAAGGAGCGATTCCCCCAGATGTACGTGGTGCTAATCGCAAGAAACCGCTTGGGTGTGATCCACGAATGCGTCGCCACAGTTCGCGCCGCAATTGCGACGGGGTTGAGCATCGACAAAATCGTGTTGAATGAATTTGCAAACGAGGCGGATGAATCGATTGCCACTAATAGTCAACAGGTTGAACATTGGACGGGCTGTCCCGTGGCGGAGATGTCGCTTGAGACCATTGTCCCGAGCGAGTAGTTTGGCGATAGATGGTCGGCTCGAGAGACGCGGACCAGCGCCAGTCGCCCGGTATGGTAAAGAGTTGGCGGACGGTCGCGATCCCGACCGAGTTGGTCATCCACACATCACATCGGACTCTTGAGATCGTGTTTCCTGCGCGTGACGAAATCGGTGCCGCGTGAGTTGTTCCCATGCTGCATCGCGACCGCAGTTCATGAGCCGCTCAGGCCTTCGGAAATCAAACCACGCGACTTCGGCAAGATCAGGACGAATATGAATATTCGCCCATTGCGATTTTTCTCGGCGTAAGATTTGTTCTCCGATATCTTGCATGCGCATCATCACATCGAGGGCTGATTCGAAGTTTTCGATGCGAGCATTGTGCTGGCCGATATCAATTGCGATCGTCATGTCGGTGGCATACGCGCTGGCCACCGTACTGGGGATGGAATCAACGACGCCGATATCACACAACAGCATCCCATTGTGCTCCACCGGAGGAAAAATTCCGGGCAAGGCCATCGATGCATGAATTGCGGTGCGTAGTGAACCCGACTCCAGTACCACCCGGTGACCACTGCGGAGGTCAGCGGCGACAATACTCATGGGCGTAGGCAGATCCGAAAAATCGATGTCGGGAACGAGTTCATCGATGGACGTGGCCAAGATCACACCAGGCATCAGCGACTGCTGGGTAACCGCACGGGTTAACCGGCGGTGAGCTGAGTAGAGATACTTGGCGCGTTCATACCACGCGACGATACCGGTCGACGGGTTCTCATCCGACACCCCTGTCGAACCGAATAGCTGAGCCTGATGGCGTCGAAATTCTGGTGAAGTGAGAAACCTAATCACACGAGACTGAACTCGGCGGATGTCCGTTTCGAGGGAGCACATGGCGCCAATCAACGCTCCGATACTGACACCGACGTAACGCTCCGGGTGAATTTCGGTCTGGGTAATTGCTTCCAAAGCACCGAGGTGTGCCAGTCCTCTTGCCCCGCCACCGCCCAATGCGATCACCGCACTGCGTCGGCGAGAAAAAGGTGCCTTGGGAAGTGGAAGGAAAGGAAGGAAATCGCGAAAATTCATGACTCCGATTCCTCCTTGTATGGCATTAAAATCTCGCCTGACTGCACCCCCTCGAGGGCGGACCAACCCTGTTCAGCGATAGTGGCACCTAGTTGGGTCACAAGTCGAAAATCACGATCGCTTTCCTTGCCGCCGAGCATCTTCCGACGCAACTCACGACAAACCACATCGCCCGCTGCTCTGGTGGTGGCATCCTGACTGCGACTGGCGTACAAGCTCGTAACTAACACAACCACCGCGGACTGAATGTCGAGTGATAACGCAGACATCCGACACTGCCGATCGGCGAGTTTCAACTGATATTTCCGCATCGTTCCACTGACGTTCAAGCCACTGGACGACAGATACTGACGCGCGAAAAGTACGTGCTCCTGGAGCTCGGCGTTGGCAACATGCTCGTGACTCCAGTGGGCTGATCGGAGCGATTGGCTGGCGTACCAACCTGCGTACTTCATCATCGGCTTCCGTAGCGCCCAGGCGTGAGTGGGGTTGAACGGATTGGGGGCTTTCACACCCAGATCGTTGAGTGCATGACCGATCGGTTCAAAGTATTCCTTGCCATGTTGTTTGACCATCGATTTGAAGAACGCCATTCCGAGCATCTCACCTTCACCCTCATAGATGCACGGCGCCAAAAAATCATGCACGTTGTCACCAAACAAATGACCTTTCAGAAATGACCTGCCGCCGTGCGTCTTCATGAACAATTCGATCGCGGCCTCCTTCTGCATCTCGCTACCGAAAATTTTGGCGATGATGCATTCCATTTCACCACGATAGCCTTGGTCGAGTAGTCCCGCACACCACGCTGTCAGGGCATCGCAGGCGACGATCATACCGGCGAGTCTGCCGACGCGGCGACGCACCAACTCACGACGTTCGATCGCCAGACCATACGTCTCCCGGTAGGCAGCCCAGGGGAGAATTTCCGCCAGCATCCACCGCATCGCGCCAGCCGCATTGGCACACAGAGAAACCCTGCCCAGATTCAGCCCATGATAGGCGATCGTCAGTCCATCACCCTGGCTGGGAACAAGCAGGTTTTCTTTGGGAACGCGAAAGTTCCTAAACACCAAGCCGTTGTTGTGGGCACGCCTGAGTGCGTAAATGTCGTAACGGTTCAATGAGAACGAGTCGTCAGTTTCCATGGGTAGATCAACCACCAGCACGCTCGGCTCGCCATTGATCTTGCAAACCAATCCGATCGTGCGTCCAGGGACAGCGTTGGTGATGAACAGTTTCTCGCCATTGACGACGTACTCGTCACCGTCGAGTACCGCCGTCGTCCGCAACGCAGTCAGGTCACTGCCCGCGCCTGGTTCGGTGAGCGCGAACGCGGACAGTGCCCGTCCGTCGGCGAGTTTGGGTAGAAACCGGGACTTCTGCTCTTCGTTGCCGAATGACCGCACCGGATCAACTGCACCGATACAGCCATGCACCGATGCCAATCCCGCAACGGTGGGATCGATCGTGGCCATGCGAGTGATCATATCGGCGAACTCGCGCATCGTTGCTCCACTGCCGCCGTAGTCGCGATCGACTAGCAAGCCCCAATATCCCACTGATCCCAATTCTGCGATCACCTTATTGGTGATCTTGCCGTCACTGCCAAACAAGGTCTCCTCGTTTCGATGCTTGCGGACGATCGTCAGGGCTTGCTCAACGACCAATGCCACCGAAGGTGATGAACGCAGCGGAATCGACTCAAACAACGCAGTGTCATTCTGTTTTTCCCAAACCGCTCGGTGTACGGGGCTATTGACGGTTTGGTACCGGGGCGCGAAAAGCGCCTCGACTTCGTCATCGGCGCTGTCCAACACACCGGTTCGCTTAGCTTCGTCGGCCGACGCGCCGCCAAGCCGCAAGGCAACTTCCGCAAACGAGTCTGCTTTAGCCGGTTTCTTGTTGTGAGGAGTCGGTGTCCCCTCGGCATCCCCGCTGGCAGGAGTCGATGACGGATGTGTGGGCTGCTCAGTTGACGGCTCGTCTCGAAAATCGGTACTCATCGTATGCTCCTTGAGGAAGAAGAGTCGTTACCACGCCACTTGCGTTGCGATTCGGTCGTACTGAGCGAACGCTCGCGAACGTAAAACCGTTGATCCGCCGCAGACATTGCTGCAATCAATTCAGGTGGCGAAAAACGATTGCCGTGTACAGTCTGTAACCGTTTCAAATTCTCATGTACGAGTTTCACTCCGATGCCATCGATCACGCGTAAGGGGCCACCACGATGGGGTGCGAATCCCGTGGCCAAAACCATCGCGAGATCGATCATCCAATCTTCGCGTACGATCTGCTGTTCTTTGCATAACACGGCTTCGCGCAGCATTGGGTAGACCAACCGACGTTGAATCGTGCTCAGCCCATCGTTGGCAAAGCCATCGTCTGGTTCTAAACAGACCGGCGAAGATAACGCTGCGACTTTGTGCGGAACCGATTTGCCATCCTGATATCGGTAGAACCCGCTACCTGCTTTCTTGCCGATATCGCCCCGCTGGACCATGTCCGTCAAGACATCGACGACGGGGTCGAGCCCCTCAATCACGTGGCCAAGTGACGAGGCGACGTGTTTCGCGATATCGACTCCCACCTGGTCAATCAGCTCAAGCGGTCCCATCGGCATCCCAAAACGGCGTAGTTCGCGGTCGATCTCCGCTGGCGAATAGCCCTCACCAATCATCAACACCGCTTCACCAAGATAGGGAAAGAGAACACGGTTGACGAGAAATCCAGGCGAGTCCTTGGTAACGATTGGCGTCTTGCCGAGTGAACGCACGAACGCGACCAATCGTGTAATCGTGTCGTCGTTGGTCACTGCGCCGCGAATCACCTCCACTAATTCCATTCGATGCACCGGATTGAAAAAGTGCAATCCTGCTACACGTTCGGGATGCGTGGTGGAGGTCGCGATCGCATCAACCGAGAGCGAAGAAGTGTTGGTCGCGAGAATGCAGTCGGTCGCAACGAGGCCATCCAGGCGAGCAAATATCTGCTGTTTGATATCCATCCGCTCGACCGCCGCCTCAACGACCAAGTCACATAGAACGATTGCATCGTCATCGGTCGACATCACGACCCGATCGTTGAGTTCACGGCGTTTCTCGGCACCCAGCCGATTTCGATCCGCGTAGGTCTTCATCAGTTTCTCAAGCCGCGCGCGGCCCTGCTGAGCAGCGGATTCGTCGACTTCGCGAAACGCAACGTCGTATCCATGCGTCGCTGCAAATTGTCCAATCCCTGCACCCATAGCCCCTGCACCGACCACACCCACGCGACGAATTTCGTGAGAGTGAATGTCTGCTCGCTCGGCATGGGTTGCCCACGTCTTGATATCTCGCGCCGACTCTCGTGCAAAGAAGAGATTCAGCAGATTGCGACATGTGGGAGTAGCGAGCAGTTTTACGAACTCGCTACGCTCAGTCACATAACCAGCACCCTGCTTTTGCAATCCAGTCTCGATGGCATGTACCGCTGCGGGGAGTGCGGGGTACTGTTCCGCCTTGGAGCGAATCTTCGCGCGAGTTTTGTGAAGTATCCACGTCCGGGCCGGTTTGGCACATTCAAGAAAGCGCAGCAGTCGCTTTCTAAGAGGCCGTTGAGTGCGAACGTCACCACGCAAAATGTCCGCGATAAATTGATTCACACCGACTTCCCAGTCTTCAGGTGTGATGGCG
The window above is part of the Allorhodopirellula heiligendammensis genome. Proteins encoded here:
- a CDS encoding carbon-nitrogen hydrolase → MNSSAVKLSLVQMRWRGNHSDTMAAATELVEQAAESVDPAARQGGHVICLQELFATCYPCQAEDHRMFDLAESIPGKTTDALAELARRLEVVIVCPLFEKRAAGVYHNSVVVLDADGSIAGMYRKMHIPDDPLYYEKFYFAPGDVARRDIDVPRDRPNGFNIITTRYAKLGVGICWDQWYPEAARLFALAGADILLYPTAIGWIDEEKDEYGAGQLDAWMTSMRAHAIANGIFLGAPNRVGIEGQVEFWGNSFIVSPRGEILSRGDDHSDQVITADCQLAEMDVVRTHWPFLRDRRVDAYSDITRRFID
- the bioD gene encoding dethiobiotin synthase — encoded protein: MEVYFVTGTGTDVGKTYCAAQFVETCRAAGRRVGVYKPVASGCELGDDGERLASDASVLWHAAGCPSTLDQVCPQRFIAPLAPPQAAIAEGVEVDQTLLMTGVEAWAAGGEDASQHPSTVFDVLVIEGAGGLFSPLATSLLNIDFALQLKERFPQMYVVLIARNRLGVIHECVATVRAAIATGLSIDKIVLNEFANEADESIATNSQQVEHWTGCPVAEMSLETIVPSE
- a CDS encoding patatin-like phospholipase family protein, coding for MNFRDFLPFLPLPKAPFSRRRSAVIALGGGGARGLAHLGALEAITQTEIHPERYVGVSIGALIGAMCSLETDIRRVQSRVIRFLTSPEFRRHQAQLFGSTGVSDENPSTGIVAWYERAKYLYSAHRRLTRAVTQQSLMPGVILATSIDELVPDIDFSDLPTPMSIVAADLRSGHRVVLESGSLRTAIHASMALPGIFPPVEHNGMLLCDIGVVDSIPSTVASAYATDMTIAIDIGQHNARIENFESALDVMMRMQDIGEQILRREKSQWANIHIRPDLAEVAWFDFRRPERLMNCGRDAAWEQLTRHRFRHAQETRSQESDVMCG
- a CDS encoding acyl-CoA dehydrogenase family protein, whose translation is MSTDFRDEPSTEQPTHPSSTPASGDAEGTPTPHNKKPAKADSFAEVALRLGGASADEAKRTGVLDSADDEVEALFAPRYQTVNSPVHRAVWEKQNDTALFESIPLRSSPSVALVVEQALTIVRKHRNEETLFGSDGKITNKVIAELGSVGYWGLLVDRDYGGSGATMREFADMITRMATIDPTVAGLASVHGCIGAVDPVRSFGNEEQKSRFLPKLADGRALSAFALTEPGAGSDLTALRTTAVLDGDEYVVNGEKLFITNAVPGRTIGLVCKINGEPSVLVVDLPMETDDSFSLNRYDIYALRRAHNNGLVFRNFRVPKENLLVPSQGDGLTIAYHGLNLGRVSLCANAAGAMRWMLAEILPWAAYRETYGLAIERRELVRRRVGRLAGMIVACDALTAWCAGLLDQGYRGEMECIIAKIFGSEMQKEAAIELFMKTHGGRSFLKGHLFGDNVHDFLAPCIYEGEGEMLGMAFFKSMVKQHGKEYFEPIGHALNDLGVKAPNPFNPTHAWALRKPMMKYAGWYASQSLRSAHWSHEHVANAELQEHVLFARQYLSSSGLNVSGTMRKYQLKLADRQCRMSALSLDIQSAVVVLVTSLYASRSQDATTRAAGDVVCRELRRKMLGGKESDRDFRLVTQLGATIAEQGWSALEGVQSGEILMPYKEESES
- a CDS encoding 3-hydroxyacyl-CoA dehydrogenase NAD-binding domain-containing protein produces the protein MNFREKPYDAFHVSTDSAGVMTVAIDVPKRPMNVLTQSVMEELEAIVSDIESRSDLRLVVFRSEKESGFLAGADVRDIASISGPAQAGRLIDAGQQLFHRIDHLKTPTLVVIHGPCLGGGLEWSLACDYRVARDNSSTKIGLPEIKLGVIPGWGGTQRLPRQVGLVQSLGMILQGKTLSAHAAAKIGLVDRAITPEDWEVGVNQFIADILRGDVRTQRPLRKRLLRFLECAKPARTWILHKTRAKIRSKAEQYPALPAAVHAIETGLQKQGAGYVTERSEFVKLLATPTCRNLLNLFFARESARDIKTWATHAERADIHSHEIRRVGVVGAGAMGAGIGQFAATHGYDVAFREVDESAAQQGRARLEKLMKTYADRNRLGAEKRRELNDRVVMSTDDDAIVLCDLVVEAAVERMDIKQQIFARLDGLVATDCILATNTSSLSVDAIATSTTHPERVAGLHFFNPVHRMELVEVIRGAVTNDDTITRLVAFVRSLGKTPIVTKDSPGFLVNRVLFPYLGEAVLMIGEGYSPAEIDRELRRFGMPMGPLELIDQVGVDIAKHVASSLGHVIEGLDPVVDVLTDMVQRGDIGKKAGSGFYRYQDGKSVPHKVAALSSPVCLEPDDGFANDGLSTIQRRLVYPMLREAVLCKEQQIVREDWMIDLAMVLATGFAPHRGGPLRVIDGIGVKLVHENLKRLQTVHGNRFSPPELIAAMSAADQRFYVRERSLSTTESQRKWRGNDSSSSRSIR